A region from the Pseudomonas sp. KU26590 genome encodes:
- a CDS encoding zinc-dependent alcohol dehydrogenase, which yields MRALTYHGAHDVKVDTVADPVLEQPDDIILRVTATAICGSDLHLYRGKIPTVEHGDIFGHEFMGIVEDTGSAVTAVQRGDRVVIPFVIACGECFFCNLDLYAACETTNTGRGAIMNKKAIPPGAALFGFSHLYGGIPGGQAEYVRVPKANTGPFKVPGTLSDEKVLFLSDILPTGYQAVMNTGIGQGSSIAIYGAGPVGLMAAAVARMLGADQIFMVDHHAYRLAYAQATYGVIPINFDEDDDPADTIIRQTKGMRGVDGVVDAVGFEAKGSTTETILTNLKIEGSSGKALRQCIAAVRRGGVVSVPGVYAGFIHGFLFGDAFDKGLTFKMGQTHVQRYLPELLEHIEAGRLAPEAIISHRMSLEQAAEGYKIFDKKQEDCRKVILTPGSPEIPLTASVTETETETLTGIPAM from the coding sequence ATGAGAGCACTCACCTACCACGGCGCCCATGACGTGAAAGTCGACACCGTTGCCGATCCGGTCCTCGAACAGCCTGACGACATCATCCTGCGCGTGACCGCCACGGCGATCTGCGGCTCCGACCTGCACCTCTACCGCGGCAAGATCCCCACCGTCGAGCACGGCGATATTTTCGGCCACGAATTCATGGGCATCGTCGAAGACACCGGCTCAGCCGTCACTGCCGTGCAGCGCGGCGACCGGGTGGTGATCCCCTTCGTCATTGCCTGCGGCGAATGCTTCTTCTGCAACCTGGACCTGTACGCCGCCTGCGAAACCACCAACACCGGTCGCGGCGCGATCATGAACAAGAAGGCCATTCCACCAGGGGCTGCGCTGTTCGGTTTCAGCCATTTGTACGGTGGCATCCCCGGCGGCCAGGCCGAGTACGTGCGCGTGCCCAAGGCCAACACCGGCCCGTTCAAGGTCCCCGGCACGCTGTCGGATGAAAAGGTCCTGTTCCTCTCCGACATCCTGCCCACCGGTTATCAGGCGGTGATGAACACCGGCATCGGCCAGGGTTCGAGCATCGCCATCTACGGCGCCGGTCCTGTGGGGTTGATGGCGGCGGCCGTGGCCCGGATGCTCGGCGCCGATCAGATTTTCATGGTGGATCACCACGCTTACCGGCTGGCGTACGCCCAGGCCACCTACGGCGTGATTCCGATCAACTTCGATGAAGACGACGACCCGGCCGACACCATCATCCGTCAGACCAAGGGCATGCGCGGCGTCGACGGCGTGGTCGATGCGGTGGGTTTCGAAGCCAAGGGCAGCACCACTGAAACCATTTTGACCAACCTGAAAATCGAAGGCAGCAGCGGCAAGGCCTTGCGCCAGTGCATCGCCGCCGTGCGCCGTGGCGGCGTGGTCAGCGTGCCGGGTGTGTATGCCGGTTTCATCCACGGCTTCCTGTTCGGCGATGCGTTCGACAAGGGCCTGACCTTCAAAATGGGCCAGACCCACGTGCAGCGCTACCTGCCGGAACTGCTGGAGCACATCGAGGCCGGTCGTCTTGCGCCCGAGGCGATCATCAGCCACCGCATGTCCCTGGAGCAGGCCGCCGAGGGCTACAAGATTTTCGACAAGAAACAGGAAGACTGCCGCAAAGTCATCCTGACCCCCGGCAGCCCTGAAATCCCTCTGACGGCATCCGTGACTGAAACTGAAACTGAAACCCTCACCGGCATCCCGGCCATGTGA